In one Streptomyces sp. NBC_00597 genomic region, the following are encoded:
- a CDS encoding transposase, whose product MNTSISSTNSGTYRGVRAAAGRREPVGEAVEELCAAVFTSLRRRDQRERGRQYVRGLLAAQGRKSIRNIAQQLTAGAGAGGAAAAEQSLHHFIAASTWDWQPIRAALSQYLGGTAPLNAWVAQPMAIPKGGEHSVGAGHRFDPHRGQMFRGQQAFGTWFTSAGVVTPVGWRLHLREEQEAADESYEECAVTAVLDTLREARESGAATRPVVLDVRDIATRAALNRFAEARVPVVGRISPEARLLVTDPRLPGFGAGTLAARDVLQNVRGLRMPVEWPDPELPGARRTSLVAAVRVMVPDPAPGRRREVLLFGEWEAARRLPTQLWVTDMVRTEPGALVRMTKTAHRVSAAAGASVQDVGLRDFSGRSLPGWHRHVTLASVAHAARCLAPAAAPVAASVPVRHSPLHRPRAHAAVLAGR is encoded by the coding sequence GTGAACACCAGCATCAGCAGCACGAACAGCGGCACGTACCGGGGCGTCCGGGCGGCGGCGGGGCGGCGGGAGCCCGTCGGCGAGGCGGTCGAGGAGCTGTGCGCGGCGGTGTTCACCTCCCTGCGGCGCAGGGACCAGCGGGAGCGGGGCCGCCAGTACGTGCGCGGACTGCTGGCGGCGCAGGGCCGCAAGTCGATCCGGAACATCGCGCAGCAGCTCACCGCCGGCGCCGGTGCGGGGGGCGCGGCGGCCGCGGAGCAGAGCCTGCACCACTTCATCGCGGCGTCCACCTGGGACTGGCAGCCGATCCGCGCGGCGCTGTCGCAGTACCTGGGAGGGACGGCTCCGCTCAACGCGTGGGTGGCGCAGCCCATGGCGATCCCGAAGGGCGGCGAGCACTCGGTGGGGGCGGGCCACCGTTTCGACCCGCACCGCGGGCAGATGTTCCGTGGTCAGCAGGCGTTCGGGACGTGGTTCACGTCGGCGGGGGTCGTCACGCCGGTGGGTTGGCGGCTCCACCTTCGAGAGGAGCAGGAGGCCGCCGACGAGTCGTACGAGGAGTGCGCGGTGACGGCGGTGCTGGACACCCTGCGGGAGGCCCGCGAGTCGGGGGCGGCCACGCGCCCGGTGGTGCTGGACGTCCGGGACATCGCGACGCGGGCCGCGCTGAACCGCTTCGCGGAAGCACGGGTGCCCGTGGTGGGGCGGATCAGCCCCGAGGCGCGGCTGCTGGTGACCGACCCGCGGCTTCCGGGCTTCGGCGCGGGCACGCTGGCCGCGCGGGACGTCCTGCAGAACGTCAGGGGGCTGCGGATGCCGGTGGAGTGGCCCGACCCGGAACTGCCGGGGGCGCGGCGGACCTCGCTGGTGGCGGCCGTCCGGGTGATGGTGCCGGATCCGGCACCCGGGCGCCGGCGCGAGGTCCTGCTGTTCGGCGAGTGGGAGGCGGCCCGGCGGCTGCCGACGCAGCTGTGGGTGACGGACATGGTGCGGACGGAACCCGGGGCGCTGGTGCGGATGACGAAGACGGCGCACCGGGTGTCGGCGGCGGCCGGGGCCAGCGTGCAGGACGTCGGCCTGCGGGACTTCTCCGGACGCTCCCTGCCGGGCTGGCACCGGCACGTCACGCTCGCTTCGGTGGCTCACGCGGCGCGCTGCCTGGCCCCGGCGGCGGCTCCGGTTGCGGCTTCGGTTCCCGTGCGGCACAGCCCGCTGCACCGCCCCCGCGCGCACGCGGCGGTCCTGGCCGGCCGCTGA
- the pyrE gene encoding orotate phosphoribosyltransferase — protein MSEVRDALLQQIKDKAVVHGKVTLSSGKEADYYIDLRRITLDGEAAPMVGQVMLDLTADLEFDCVGGLTLGADPVATSMLHASAARGARLDAFVVRKAQKAHGMQRRIEGTDVQGKRCLVVEDTSTTGGSPLTAVEAVREAGGEVVAVATIVDRGAADAIAAAGLPYLTGYRLADLDLA, from the coding sequence ATGAGTGAAGTACGGGATGCGCTTCTGCAGCAGATCAAGGACAAGGCCGTCGTGCACGGCAAGGTGACCCTCTCCTCCGGCAAGGAGGCCGACTACTACATCGACCTCCGCCGGATCACCCTGGACGGCGAGGCGGCCCCGATGGTCGGCCAGGTCATGCTCGACCTCACCGCCGACCTGGAGTTCGACTGCGTCGGCGGTCTGACCCTCGGCGCCGACCCGGTCGCGACCTCGATGCTCCACGCGTCCGCCGCGCGCGGCGCACGCCTCGACGCCTTCGTCGTCCGCAAGGCGCAGAAGGCCCACGGCATGCAGCGTCGTATCGAGGGCACCGACGTGCAGGGCAAGCGTTGCCTGGTCGTCGAGGACACCTCGACCACTGGCGGGTCCCCGCTGACCGCGGTCGAGGCGGTCCGCGAGGCCGGCGGCGAGGTCGTCGCCGTAGCCACGATCGTGGACCGCGGTGCCGCGGACGCGATCGCCGCGGCGGGCCTCCCTTACCTCACCGGGTACCGGCTCGCCGACCTCGACCTCGCCTGA
- the fbaA gene encoding class II fructose-bisphosphate aldolase: MPIATPEVYNEMLDRAKAGKFAYPAINVTSTQTLHAALRGFAEAESDGIIQISTGGAEFLGGQYKKDMVTGAVALAEFAHIVAAKYDVTVALHTDHCPKDKLDGYVRPLLEVSAERVARGLNPLFQSHMWDGSAETLADNLAIGQELLAKAAAAKIILEVEITPTGGEEDGVTHEINDELYTTVDDAIRTAEALGLGEKGRYLLAASFGNVHGVYKPGNVVLRPELLKDLQQGVGEKYGKNSPFDFVFHGGSGSSEQEIAIALENGVVKMNLDTDTQYAFTRPVADHMFRNYDGVLKVDGEVGKKSTYDPRTWGKLAEAGMAKRVTEACANLRSTGTKLK, encoded by the coding sequence ATGCCCATCGCAACCCCCGAGGTCTACAACGAGATGCTCGACCGGGCGAAGGCAGGCAAGTTTGCCTACCCGGCGATCAACGTGACCTCGACCCAGACCCTGCACGCTGCACTGCGCGGCTTCGCGGAGGCCGAGAGCGACGGCATCATCCAGATCTCCACCGGTGGTGCGGAGTTCCTGGGTGGTCAGTACAAGAAGGACATGGTGACCGGCGCGGTCGCCCTGGCCGAGTTCGCGCACATCGTCGCCGCGAAGTACGACGTCACCGTCGCGCTGCACACGGACCACTGCCCCAAGGACAAGCTGGACGGATACGTCCGCCCGCTCCTGGAGGTCTCCGCCGAGCGCGTGGCCCGTGGTCTGAACCCGCTCTTCCAGTCGCACATGTGGGACGGCTCCGCCGAGACCCTGGCCGACAACCTGGCCATCGGCCAGGAGCTGCTCGCCAAGGCCGCCGCCGCGAAGATCATCCTTGAGGTCGAGATCACCCCGACCGGTGGCGAGGAAGACGGCGTCACCCACGAGATCAACGACGAGCTGTACACCACCGTCGACGACGCGATCCGCACCGCCGAGGCCCTGGGCCTGGGTGAGAAGGGCCGCTACCTGCTGGCCGCCTCCTTCGGCAACGTGCACGGCGTCTACAAGCCGGGCAACGTCGTCCTGCGTCCCGAGCTGCTGAAGGACCTCCAGCAGGGCGTCGGCGAGAAGTACGGCAAGAACAGCCCGTTCGACTTCGTCTTCCACGGCGGCTCCGGCTCCTCCGAGCAGGAGATCGCCATCGCGCTGGAGAACGGCGTCGTGAAGATGAACCTCGACACCGACACCCAGTACGCCTTCACCCGCCCGGTCGCGGACCACATGTTCCGCAACTACGACGGTGTCCTGAAGGTCGACGGCGAGGTCGGCAAGAAGTCCACCTACGACCCGCGCACCTGGGGCAAGCTCGCCGAGGCGGGCATGGCCAAGCGCGTCACCGAGGCGTGTGCGAACCTGCGCTCCACGGGCACGAAGCTGAAGTAG